DNA from Streptomyces sp. NBC_01260:
ACGTCGTCGAGTCGGAGCCGGGGGACGTCTCCTCGCCGCGCCCGGAGAGCCTCTGGAGAGCCGTCCTGCGCCGTCAGCGCAGCGAACTGGCCATGGTCGCCACGTACCCGGACGACCCTTCGCTCAACTGATCCCCCGGGCTTTCAGTACGCTTGGCGGTTATGAGCACTCTTGAGCCCGAGCGCGGGGCAGGTACGGGAACCCTCGTGGAGCCGACGCCACAGGTGTCGAACGGCGACGGCGACCACGAGCGCTACGCCCATTACGTCCAGAAGGACAAGATCATGGCGAGTGCCCTGGAGGGCACCCCCGTGGTCGCGCTGTGCGGCAAGGTCTGGGTACCGGGGCGCGACCCCAAGAAGTACCCGGTGTGTCCCATGTGCAAGGAGATCTACGAGTCCATGGGCGCCGGCGGCGACAAGGACAAGGGCAAGGGCGGCAAGGACAAGAAGTAGTCCGCAGCAGCAGAACCGACCTGTCCGGGAGAACCCCCGGGGCACGCAGCCGCGTGCCCCGGGGGTTCTTCGCCGTTCCGGGCCCGCCGGCGTTGCGCGGGCCGCGTCCCCGGGTCACAGAGTGGTTGAGACCACTTGTCGGCGACTTCGTCTGGACCTACCCTCCTGCAAGTTGTGCAGAACGAAACGAGCGTTGCGCATGGTGCAACGCCTACCGGTAGGGGTCCCGGATGAAGCTTTCTGCCCGAATCGCCGCCCCGGCTGCGGCGCTTGTGCTGGCGGGTCTCACCGCCACCGCCTGCGCGCCGCAGACCTCCGACACCGGCGCCAAGGGGGACGAGAAGACCGGCACACTGCGCGTCTGGCTGTTCCAGGAGGTGGGCAACAAGCCCAAGGAGAAGGTCGTCGACGCCGCGGTCGCGGACTTCGGGAAGGCCCACAAGG
Protein-coding regions in this window:
- a CDS encoding DUF3039 domain-containing protein, with translation MSTLEPERGAGTGTLVEPTPQVSNGDGDHERYAHYVQKDKIMASALEGTPVVALCGKVWVPGRDPKKYPVCPMCKEIYESMGAGGDKDKGKGGKDKK